A region from the Maridesulfovibrio zosterae DSM 11974 genome encodes:
- the ispD gene encoding 2-C-methyl-D-erythritol 4-phosphate cytidylyltransferase, which yields MSASGEVWAVLLAAGSGTRLANAVGGVKKQFLSWKGFPLFWHSALTFSKTPAVTGIIFVFPPDQVDEMKEVVADLDGTDSLGMPFKVTAGGKRRQDSVFNGLNELPSGCSHVLVHDSARPFASAAMMSSIVDMMRNGRDAVIPAVEVTDTIKEVDGDIVKKTLVRSSLKAVQTPQGFSLPVLYAAHEQAEKEGWDVTDDASMVEMAGKNVHICSGEEGNVKITNPEDLKRIEEDSRILPCVGWGYDVHKYGAGRPMVLGGVPIPGGPEIIAHSDGDVLLHALADAVLGLFGGGDIGHHFPDTSAECENMSSGIILKEVLVKAEDAGIEIVHVDMTIIAQIPKLSPHRELIRKNVASLMGLDKNQVNVKATTEEKLGFTGEKKGIKAVAAVTGLRKYS from the coding sequence ATGAGCGCATCAGGTGAAGTCTGGGCCGTTTTACTCGCAGCAGGAAGCGGTACCCGTCTGGCAAATGCCGTTGGCGGCGTAAAAAAACAATTTCTTTCCTGGAAGGGCTTTCCGCTTTTCTGGCATTCTGCACTTACTTTTTCTAAAACTCCGGCTGTTACGGGCATTATCTTTGTTTTTCCACCGGATCAGGTGGATGAGATGAAAGAAGTTGTTGCAGATCTGGATGGAACTGATTCTCTCGGCATGCCTTTTAAGGTTACAGCCGGCGGTAAACGTCGTCAGGATTCAGTCTTTAATGGGTTGAACGAGCTGCCCTCCGGGTGTTCGCATGTGCTTGTGCATGATTCCGCTCGTCCTTTTGCCTCTGCTGCAATGATGAGCTCGATTGTGGATATGATGAGAAATGGGCGGGATGCGGTTATCCCTGCGGTAGAAGTCACTGATACCATCAAGGAAGTTGATGGCGATATTGTGAAAAAAACTCTTGTGCGCTCAAGTCTTAAAGCTGTCCAGACTCCGCAGGGATTTTCACTTCCAGTTCTCTATGCTGCTCATGAACAGGCTGAAAAAGAGGGCTGGGATGTTACTGATGATGCTTCAATGGTTGAGATGGCAGGAAAGAACGTTCACATATGCAGTGGAGAGGAAGGCAACGTGAAGATTACCAATCCCGAAGATCTGAAACGTATTGAAGAAGATTCCCGAATTCTGCCGTGTGTGGGATGGGGATATGATGTGCATAAATACGGAGCAGGTCGGCCTATGGTTCTGGGCGGAGTTCCTATCCCAGGAGGTCCTGAAATTATAGCCCATTCTGATGGGGATGTATTACTTCATGCTCTGGCTGATGCTGTTTTAGGCTTATTTGGAGGTGGTGATATTGGACATCATTTTCCTGATACCTCTGCTGAATGTGAGAACATGTCCAGCGGAATCATTCTTAAGGAAGTATTGGTTAAAGCTGAAGATGCCGGAATTGAAATTGTTCATGTAGATATGACCATTATCGCTCAGATTCCAAAGCTTTCGCCTCATCGCGAATTGATCCGCAAGAATGTGGCTTCACTGATGGGGCTGGATAAAAATCAGGTCAATGTAAAAGCTACAACAGAAGAGAAGCTTGGTTTTACCGGTGAAAAGAAAGGCATCAAGGCGGTTGCTGCTGTTACCGGTTTGAGAAAATATTCCTAG
- a CDS encoding zinc ribbon domain-containing protein has product MYEKQIEQLVVLQKVDDEIILLEAEIDQAPKEVAALEARYESLEKRKQQLDEKLDLFTEQKKRLDVEIEEDAVKVKKSKSKLMLVGTTKEYHAMMREMDSLEKLNRLREEEKITILEETARQTEMIDDINAKIKELNEELAEKRANLKERLAAANGDLGKLTKRRDKAGKAVPAPILGRYEFIRSRLSHPVIVPVEGAVCAGCNIMIPPQDFNSLQEGKQILSCPNCQRLIYWIEHIPEAAKPKALQQD; this is encoded by the coding sequence ATGTATGAAAAACAGATAGAACAGCTTGTAGTTTTGCAGAAGGTTGATGACGAAATTATTTTGCTTGAAGCAGAAATCGATCAGGCTCCTAAAGAGGTTGCCGCTCTCGAAGCTCGTTATGAATCCCTTGAAAAGCGTAAACAGCAGCTTGATGAAAAACTTGATCTGTTCACAGAGCAGAAGAAAAGATTAGACGTTGAGATCGAAGAAGATGCCGTCAAAGTCAAGAAAAGTAAAAGTAAGCTGATGCTTGTCGGCACCACTAAAGAATATCACGCCATGATGCGCGAGATGGATAGCCTCGAAAAACTCAACAGACTGCGTGAAGAAGAGAAAATAACAATTCTTGAGGAAACAGCACGTCAGACTGAGATGATTGATGATATCAATGCTAAGATCAAGGAACTCAATGAAGAGTTAGCTGAAAAACGGGCTAACCTTAAAGAAAGACTTGCTGCAGCAAATGGTGATCTTGGAAAACTCACTAAGCGTCGTGATAAAGCTGGAAAAGCTGTTCCAGCCCCTATTCTTGGACGTTATGAGTTCATCCGCTCCCGCCTGTCACATCCGGTTATCGTTCCTGTTGAGGGTGCGGTTTGCGCAGGGTGTAACATAATGATTCCTCCTCAGGATTTTAACAGTCTGCAGGAAGGAAAACAGATTCTCAGTTGTCCAAACTGTCAGAGATTAATTTATTGGATTGAGCATATTCCTGAAGCTGCTAAGCCTAAAGCTCTTCAGCAGGATTAA
- a CDS encoding Nif3-like dinuclear metal center hexameric protein has translation MKTIEVINRIESLVPSSYAASWDNCGVQIAGSEKEVRKIAVALDPLPQVVSSALEWGAQFILTHHPLAIEAKLPFKLDWFHTVMKQILCADATLFASHTSLDVQFKGVVSWLGRDLGLESLRVLDPVAENEAGETLGYGCIGQFSDPVCYTDFVDQVSQLTGCDVIGLCGPKPENISSVAICPGSGSSLMNKAFADGADVFITGDVKYHAAQETVGAIFDVGHFSLEEEMMRRFAVILRADLGGGTEVKFFGGCNPFAYYVQGEGVRRS, from the coding sequence ATGAAGACCATAGAAGTTATCAACCGGATTGAATCTCTTGTCCCTTCGAGCTATGCTGCTTCATGGGATAATTGTGGTGTTCAGATTGCTGGCTCCGAAAAGGAAGTCCGTAAAATTGCAGTGGCTCTTGACCCATTGCCACAAGTTGTTTCATCTGCTTTGGAGTGGGGAGCCCAGTTTATACTGACTCATCACCCTCTGGCAATTGAGGCTAAGCTGCCATTTAAACTAGATTGGTTTCACACCGTTATGAAACAAATCTTATGCGCAGATGCGACCCTATTTGCCTCCCATACCTCTTTGGACGTTCAGTTTAAAGGTGTTGTATCTTGGTTGGGTCGTGATCTGGGGCTTGAAAGTTTAAGGGTTCTTGATCCGGTCGCAGAAAATGAAGCTGGTGAAACTCTAGGATATGGTTGTATCGGGCAGTTTTCTGATCCGGTTTGTTATACTGATTTTGTAGATCAGGTATCACAGTTAACCGGATGTGATGTGATAGGACTTTGCGGTCCAAAACCAGAAAATATCAGTTCGGTGGCCATTTGTCCTGGGTCAGGTTCTTCACTGATGAATAAAGCTTTTGCCGATGGCGCAGATGTATTCATTACTGGAGACGTTAAATATCATGCGGCACAGGAGACTGTGGGTGCTATATTTGATGTGGGGCATTTTTCTCTTGAAGAAGAGATGATGCGCCGTTTTGCCGTTATTTTAAGAGCTGATCTTGGCGGTGGAACAGAAGTTAAATTTTTCGGCGGATGTAATCCTTTTGCCTATTATGTGCAGGGGGAAGGCGTACGCAGGTCCTGA
- the rfaE2 gene encoding D-glycero-beta-D-manno-heptose 1-phosphate adenylyltransferase, translating to MTQELNINLHSPKILSAAEFEKIRADFSKDSKIVFTNGCFDILHAGHVDLLSRAREQGDFLVLGLNSDSSVRSIKGDKRPVTKQQQRAFVLAGLACIDYVIFFDEDTPYSLIKKVQPDVLVKGGDWTVDNIVGRDIVEDRGGQVLSLPLLPGYSTTSVIRYIRENEIE from the coding sequence TTGACTCAGGAATTAAATATTAATCTTCACAGCCCGAAGATACTCTCTGCTGCTGAATTTGAAAAGATCAGAGCTGATTTTTCAAAAGACAGTAAGATTGTCTTTACCAATGGCTGTTTTGATATTCTTCATGCAGGGCATGTGGACCTTTTATCACGCGCCAGAGAGCAGGGTGACTTTCTTGTTCTCGGATTGAACAGTGATAGCTCTGTCCGCTCAATCAAAGGCGATAAACGTCCTGTAACAAAGCAGCAGCAACGTGCTTTTGTGCTGGCAGGACTTGCTTGTATTGATTACGTTATTTTTTTTGACGAAGACACTCCATACAGTCTGATAAAAAAAGTTCAGCCTGATGTGCTGGTAAAAGGCGGGGACTGGACAGTTGATAATATTGTCGGGCGTGATATTGTAGAAGATCGTGGAGGGCAAGTCCTTTCACTTCCTCTTTTGCCGGGCTATTCAACAACTTCAGTGATCAGGTATATTCGTGAGAATGAGATAGAATAA
- a CDS encoding CPBP family intramembrane glutamic endopeptidase, translating into MNLKNKTIILIIAALPFYLNDISNIFVKKELLWISIDYCLKIVPLTFLFYLLKKEILSRNDLGLISISPLKLVNWTIGVTIIGLSLDEPGFALWAKILPSFRLGSIPIGPDSQFYNLDMTVGLMLVAVAEEIIFRALAFSALKERGCSTQKIFIISGLVFGLIHWSQGPVAVAATAVTGSALMICMWRTGSIYPTIIAHYLINYLSFSGKAYIFWGL; encoded by the coding sequence GTGAATTTAAAAAACAAAACCATTATCCTGATCATTGCTGCTCTTCCCTTCTACCTAAATGATATTTCCAATATCTTTGTTAAGAAGGAGTTGCTCTGGATCAGCATTGATTACTGCCTGAAAATAGTTCCGCTGACTTTCCTTTTCTATCTACTGAAAAAAGAAATCCTATCTCGTAATGATCTTGGACTAATATCCATCTCGCCATTAAAATTAGTCAATTGGACAATCGGCGTCACAATTATTGGGCTGAGCCTTGATGAGCCCGGCTTTGCTCTATGGGCAAAGATACTGCCATCCTTCAGGCTTGGCTCAATACCTATCGGCCCGGACTCTCAATTCTACAATCTAGATATGACCGTCGGACTTATGCTGGTAGCAGTAGCAGAAGAAATTATTTTTAGAGCTCTTGCATTCAGTGCGCTAAAAGAACGAGGTTGCTCTACTCAAAAGATATTTATAATCTCAGGATTAGTCTTCGGATTAATACACTGGTCACAAGGCCCTGTAGCAGTTGCAGCAACCGCTGTAACAGGATCTGCCCTTATGATCTGCATGTGGCGCACCGGATCAATATATCCAACAATCATAGCTCACTACCTGATTAACTACCTTTCATTTTCGGGTAAGGCCTATATCTTTTGGGGTTTATAA
- a CDS encoding YkgJ family cysteine cluster protein: protein MSEHDSTEEFLNNLPELEAGKSFGFACHPEVRCFNACCGDLNLMLTPYDVLRLRKGLGHDSKKFIHNHVDISRTPGAGFPMTKLRMLDNSKRSCPFVRDEGCSIYENRPGACRTYPLGRASRMNEEGETIEQFFIVQEPHCRGFEEDKEWTSNEWLKDQGLEPYNEVNDRYMRIMTRARKAGIVLDERKLNMVFLALYQVDNFVNFIKDMNVFSRLDISEERQEAILSDEEECLNFALDWVELIVLGASENLQPKK, encoded by the coding sequence ATGTCTGAACATGATAGCACCGAAGAATTTTTAAATAATCTGCCTGAACTTGAAGCCGGTAAAAGTTTCGGTTTTGCCTGCCACCCTGAAGTTCGTTGTTTCAACGCCTGTTGTGGTGATTTAAACCTTATGCTTACTCCGTATGATGTTTTGCGCTTACGCAAAGGACTGGGGCATGACAGTAAGAAATTCATCCACAATCATGTGGATATTTCACGCACTCCGGGGGCAGGGTTTCCCATGACCAAACTGCGGATGCTCGATAATTCCAAGCGCAGTTGTCCTTTTGTGCGCGATGAAGGGTGCTCTATCTATGAAAACCGCCCAGGTGCCTGCCGTACTTATCCTTTAGGCCGTGCTTCCCGTATGAACGAAGAAGGTGAGACCATTGAGCAGTTCTTTATCGTACAGGAACCACACTGTCGTGGGTTTGAAGAGGATAAGGAATGGACCAGTAATGAATGGCTCAAAGATCAGGGGCTTGAGCCGTATAATGAAGTTAATGACCGTTACATGCGCATCATGACTCGGGCTCGTAAAGCCGGAATAGTTCTTGACGAAAGAAAGCTGAACATGGTCTTTCTGGCTCTTTATCAGGTAGATAACTTTGTTAATTTTATCAAAGACATGAATGTTTTTTCCCGTCTTGATATTTCCGAAGAAAGACAGGAAGCTATCCTCAGCGATGAAGAAGAATGTCTTAATTTTGCTCTTGATTGGGTCGAGCTGATTGTGCTCGGAGCTTCTGAAAATTTACAGCCTAAAAAATAG
- a CDS encoding glycosyltransferase family 2 protein, which translates to MGVTSYEKYWSDMSAEVRRRLLLGSVGSKHLFDVGVRSLESDPQLAVELLFAAYTANPLDGNMAQQLIDIEGLISLFPASAVPCIKGLLKYWQRPDNLSYFLRITAKRDNDKVRSYILSCLEKESANIFWIQQGLIYAGACSDFQFGLELLDRDFPSEITAAVNSAKAFFSYMNGDAANAFKLLLAASEVFGIANVGHLAASIALSLGDRETARSIFSGSVEAQPWRVSEALRLYDLERELDKKIEPFSDSLAILLYSFNKADELDATLASLHRSELYKAVIFMLDNGSSDGTSKVISRWQEKFGQQMVRIDLPVNVGAAAARNWLMNHPDVKNSKFAVYLDDDVEVDPEWLSKLSAAVKEYPDAGVWGCKVVDYNFSAVMQSVDLHIIQPKGDEGAGPEVDLAQIAPNPFRVSDIHHQLLDAGYFDFMRPCASVTGCCHLFRTAKLLDNGGFSLFLSPSQYDDMEHDLRSCLKGEFAVYQGHLRILHRKKTGTSSRVSVAQEGNALGNKYKMQAMHPRSEILQIMADEEGLLQSDLIRKLESLCEKGVLASYNIAGE; encoded by the coding sequence ATGGGCGTAACTTCATATGAAAAGTATTGGTCGGACATGTCTGCTGAAGTCAGACGGCGTTTGCTGCTTGGGTCTGTTGGCTCAAAACATTTATTTGATGTCGGCGTAAGAAGTCTTGAAAGTGACCCACAACTTGCCGTGGAATTATTATTTGCAGCTTATACGGCTAATCCTCTTGATGGAAATATGGCTCAGCAACTTATTGATATTGAAGGTTTGATTTCTCTTTTTCCTGCTTCTGCCGTTCCCTGTATTAAAGGCCTATTAAAATACTGGCAACGACCTGATAATCTTTCATATTTTTTACGCATTACCGCTAAGAGGGATAATGATAAAGTACGGTCATATATTTTATCATGTCTGGAAAAGGAATCAGCTAATATTTTCTGGATTCAGCAGGGATTAATTTATGCAGGAGCCTGTTCTGATTTTCAATTCGGACTTGAATTGCTGGACAGAGATTTTCCTTCTGAAATTACAGCAGCTGTAAATTCTGCCAAGGCATTTTTTTCTTATATGAATGGAGATGCTGCTAATGCTTTTAAGTTGCTGCTTGCTGCTTCTGAAGTCTTTGGCATTGCTAATGTTGGGCACCTTGCAGCTTCCATAGCTTTGTCTCTTGGAGATCGTGAAACTGCACGGAGTATATTTTCAGGCTCGGTTGAAGCGCAGCCATGGCGAGTCTCTGAAGCTTTAAGGCTTTATGATCTTGAGCGTGAGCTGGATAAAAAAATAGAGCCGTTTTCAGATTCGCTGGCAATTCTGTTATATTCCTTCAACAAGGCTGATGAGTTGGACGCAACTCTTGCTTCTCTGCATCGCTCGGAACTATATAAAGCTGTAATTTTCATGCTTGATAACGGTTCAAGTGACGGAACATCCAAAGTTATAAGTCGCTGGCAGGAAAAGTTCGGTCAGCAGATGGTTCGTATTGATCTTCCCGTTAATGTAGGGGCTGCTGCTGCGCGTAACTGGCTTATGAATCATCCAGATGTTAAGAATAGTAAGTTTGCAGTTTATCTAGATGATGATGTGGAAGTCGATCCTGAGTGGCTCTCAAAACTTAGTGCGGCGGTTAAGGAATATCCTGATGCCGGGGTTTGGGGATGCAAGGTTGTTGATTATAATTTTTCGGCAGTTATGCAGTCTGTAGACCTGCATATAATTCAGCCTAAAGGAGATGAGGGAGCTGGTCCGGAAGTTGATTTGGCCCAGATTGCTCCAAATCCATTCCGTGTTTCGGATATCCATCACCAGCTTCTTGATGCGGGATATTTTGATTTTATGAGACCTTGTGCATCTGTTACCGGATGTTGTCACCTTTTCAGAACTGCTAAGTTACTTGACAACGGAGGCTTTTCCCTGTTCCTTTCTCCCTCGCAATATGACGATATGGAGCATGATTTACGTAGCTGCCTGAAAGGTGAGTTTGCAGTTTATCAGGGACATCTGCGTATTTTGCATCGCAAGAAAACAGGAACTTCCAGTAGAGTTTCAGTTGCTCAGGAAGGAAATGCACTGGGCAATAAGTATAAAATGCAGGCGATGCACCCCAGAAGTGAAATATTGCAGATAATGGCTGATGAGGAAGGGCTTCTTCAGTCTGATTTAATAAGAAAGTTAGAGTCTCTGTGTGAGAAAGGGGTTCTTGCTAGTTATAATATAGCGGGAGAATGA
- a CDS encoding glycosyltransferase yields the protein MFGKSIPVFCYHAVCEEDGHSPATFASHLDMILEMGFKTITADHLFEICMGRKKIDDKYVVLTFDDCHISNWINVVPMLEERGMTGVFFAISDFIDSGKIRTRADVPKILPLREAFIKALSEKDNTQFMNESELKSLVHDKGMEVYAHTCRHQGCFKDFRFFDSYNADSHWSIWGIYRKFNPSLPVFQTGSAFAYNGFWPVFRKGKVLFKRRTDEERRAFCRDDFAKCLKKIRKINGARRQFFCWPWGDFDSISMQEAIACGFSGTFTLERSANMLGTDPMRFNRIGVASSKDAAWIKKRLLMYSNEASAMACFKFFSKRNEINKILYITDTGKLSGGSRQLINSARAMRSAGLDVVAVLPPESKLIPELEEMGAEVVILDNFKNMFAAAGFLSEVIEDKQIDVVHTFHNRAVKIACISKGLSLLGGRKFKLFFNRGVIYKPNPLAPLFSLIGNGYICNSAKSRDVLLKNYVPSKRAHVVYNSFIGGGRKPRRSVETSVIYVGNSGHAKGPDVFIKAVDKLLSQDSCDNVRFTAVGLENLSAYQGMVAGSTLERIECPGYISHEEVVKQLAISHVYVMSSRQESMPNTLLEAFDAGLATVCTNAGGTGELIRDGINGFLCEAEDFDALATAMKRLIDDGDLRKNMGRINRKIVRTYLSSSAKVQALLRVYSSLPEDTPLTELPDIDSLIEE from the coding sequence ATGTTCGGTAAGAGTATTCCTGTTTTCTGTTATCATGCTGTCTGTGAAGAAGATGGCCATTCCCCCGCAACCTTTGCGTCCCATCTCGATATGATTCTTGAGATGGGCTTCAAGACCATTACTGCTGATCACCTTTTTGAAATTTGTATGGGTCGTAAAAAGATTGATGACAAGTATGTTGTTTTGACTTTTGATGACTGCCATATAAGTAATTGGATTAATGTTGTTCCCATGTTGGAAGAGCGGGGGATGACAGGAGTCTTTTTTGCAATCAGCGATTTTATAGATAGTGGCAAAATAAGAACGCGGGCCGATGTTCCTAAAATACTTCCCCTGCGTGAAGCCTTTATAAAGGCTCTATCTGAAAAAGATAATACTCAGTTTATGAACGAATCTGAGCTTAAATCCCTTGTGCATGATAAAGGAATGGAAGTTTATGCCCACACCTGCCGTCATCAGGGGTGCTTTAAAGACTTCCGTTTCTTTGACAGTTATAATGCCGATTCCCATTGGTCCATTTGGGGGATCTACCGTAAATTTAATCCTTCTTTGCCTGTTTTTCAGACTGGCAGTGCATTTGCTTACAATGGCTTTTGGCCTGTATTCCGCAAAGGTAAAGTCCTTTTCAAAAGGCGCACTGATGAGGAAAGACGTGCTTTTTGTCGCGATGATTTTGCAAAATGTCTTAAGAAAATACGTAAGATTAATGGAGCCAGGCGGCAGTTTTTTTGCTGGCCATGGGGGGATTTTGATTCAATCTCTATGCAGGAGGCTATAGCCTGTGGATTTTCAGGTACGTTCACTCTAGAGCGGTCTGCAAATATGCTCGGCACTGATCCTATGCGCTTTAACCGCATAGGAGTCGCGTCAAGTAAGGATGCTGCATGGATCAAAAAACGCTTACTGATGTACTCCAATGAAGCTTCCGCAATGGCTTGTTTTAAATTTTTCAGTAAACGCAATGAAATCAACAAGATTCTATATATAACGGATACCGGTAAGCTTTCCGGTGGTAGTCGTCAGCTTATCAATAGTGCAAGAGCTATGCGGTCTGCCGGATTAGATGTTGTTGCTGTTTTGCCACCTGAGTCTAAGCTTATTCCTGAGCTGGAGGAGATGGGCGCGGAAGTCGTAATTCTTGATAATTTCAAGAATATGTTTGCTGCTGCCGGTTTTCTATCTGAAGTTATTGAAGATAAGCAGATTGATGTGGTTCATACTTTTCATAACCGAGCGGTTAAAATAGCATGTATTTCAAAAGGTCTCTCTCTGCTGGGGGGACGCAAGTTCAAACTGTTTTTTAATCGCGGCGTTATATATAAACCTAATCCCCTGGCTCCGCTCTTTTCTCTAATTGGCAATGGTTACATATGCAACTCAGCTAAAAGCCGTGATGTGTTGCTTAAAAATTATGTGCCATCCAAGCGTGCGCATGTTGTCTATAATTCTTTTATCGGCGGAGGGCGCAAACCTCGCCGCAGTGTTGAGACCTCAGTCATATATGTAGGTAATTCAGGTCACGCAAAAGGACCTGATGTCTTCATAAAAGCTGTGGATAAGCTTCTTTCTCAGGATTCTTGCGATAATGTGAGGTTTACTGCCGTGGGACTGGAAAACCTTTCAGCATACCAAGGTATGGTTGCAGGCTCCACTCTCGAACGTATCGAATGTCCCGGTTACATTTCGCATGAAGAAGTTGTCAAACAACTCGCTATTTCACATGTCTATGTCATGAGCTCCAGGCAGGAGTCCATGCCGAATACTTTGCTTGAAGCCTTTGATGCAGGGCTTGCAACTGTATGTACTAATGCAGGAGGCACAGGCGAGCTTATTCGTGACGGGATCAACGGTTTTCTTTGCGAAGCTGAAGATTTTGATGCCCTTGCTACTGCAATGAAGAGGCTCATAGATGATGGAGATTTGCGTAAGAATATGGGGCGTATCAATCGCAAGATTGTGCGTACTTATCTCAGTTCTTCAGCAAAAGTTCAGGCGTTACTTCGAGTCTATAGTTCGCTGCCAGAGGATACTCCTCTGACCGAATTACCTGATATCGATAGCTTGATTGAAGAGTAG
- a CDS encoding amino acid ABC transporter permease, with product MINRYLEKTWVQYLCLAAVTALLVYYFGWVFDFGYKFDWTVLFKKDPSYDMVLGDMLVTGLGLTISITLMSSAIALGLGILFGLGRLSQFKPVYYFSTCYVEFFRNTPLLVQLFFWYFALPMALPESVRSFLFDRNFEMISATVGLGIYTSSFMAEVIRAGIQSIPKGLLEASYSSGLTAFQTLTKIVLPLAFRAIIPPLGSEFLNNMKNSSLAMVVGVAELCWSSQQIESLTFKGFEATTAATVIYLSLSLTIAGILTLVNWKLQIVPVKNRKFGHKFAHMLFCPIEAPFVYISKMHRRFMRKRKENFNLTRAQAARKALTAKVMKVLSYVWKTAFVGSIGFLLIMALYGVSKFNFQVIWDNLGTMIWWKFPNGGPNEILWGLGGLSFSILMSVIAISVSFFIGLIVGIGRTSKNKLFLIPSTLYIELIRGNPLIMVIFWIYFFIPILTGQFMNVFWSATIALTVFTGAYLAEIVRSGIQNLPPGQFEAAVSTGLTYWQTMRKIILPQALKQMLPAIVGQFISIFKDTSLAFVIGVLELTFVAQGLNNRLMIYPFEIYTTIAFLYFICCYLMSLVARRLERKLSTDTFRLQM from the coding sequence ATGATCAATCGTTATCTGGAAAAAACATGGGTCCAGTACCTATGTCTGGCTGCTGTGACCGCTTTGCTGGTTTATTATTTCGGCTGGGTCTTTGACTTTGGCTACAAGTTTGACTGGACTGTCCTTTTTAAGAAAGATCCATCATATGATATGGTTCTTGGGGATATGCTTGTCACCGGCCTTGGGCTCACTATAAGTATAACTCTTATGAGTTCGGCTATTGCGCTGGGACTGGGTATCCTGTTTGGTCTGGGTAGGCTCTCACAATTCAAGCCTGTTTACTATTTCTCAACCTGTTATGTGGAGTTTTTCCGAAATACTCCTTTACTGGTTCAGCTTTTCTTTTGGTACTTCGCTCTTCCTATGGCTCTTCCGGAAAGTGTGCGCAGCTTTCTTTTTGATCGTAATTTTGAGATGATTTCTGCCACAGTTGGACTTGGTATCTACACAAGCTCTTTTATGGCTGAGGTTATACGCGCCGGAATTCAGTCTATTCCAAAGGGACTTCTTGAAGCTTCATATTCTTCCGGTCTGACAGCATTTCAGACTTTGACTAAGATTGTGCTGCCTCTGGCTTTCAGAGCTATTATTCCACCTCTTGGCAGTGAATTTCTCAATAATATGAAGAACTCTTCGCTGGCAATGGTCGTCGGCGTAGCCGAATTGTGTTGGTCTTCACAGCAGATAGAGTCACTGACTTTTAAAGGCTTTGAAGCAACAACTGCTGCAACTGTTATTTATCTTTCTCTTTCCCTGACCATTGCCGGAATTCTTACACTTGTTAACTGGAAGCTTCAAATTGTCCCTGTTAAGAACCGTAAGTTCGGTCACAAGTTTGCGCATATGCTTTTCTGCCCTATCGAAGCTCCTTTCGTTTATATTTCAAAAATGCACAGAAGATTTATGCGTAAACGCAAGGAAAATTTTAATCTGACTCGTGCTCAGGCTGCTCGAAAGGCTCTTACTGCTAAAGTTATGAAAGTTCTTTCTTATGTCTGGAAGACTGCTTTCGTTGGGAGTATTGGGTTTTTGCTGATAATGGCTCTTTACGGTGTTTCCAAATTTAATTTTCAGGTTATCTGGGACAACCTCGGGACTATGATCTGGTGGAAATTCCCTAACGGTGGGCCAAATGAAATTCTGTGGGGACTTGGCGGACTTTCTTTTTCAATTCTTATGTCTGTTATTGCCATTTCAGTAAGCTTTTTCATCGGGCTTATCGTGGGGATAGGACGTACGTCGAAAAACAAGCTTTTTTTGATTCCGTCTACTCTTTATATTGAGCTTATTCGCGGTAACCCTCTTATCATGGTTATTTTTTGGATTTACTTTTTTATCCCGATCCTTACCGGACAGTTTATGAACGTCTTCTGGAGTGCAACAATTGCTTTGACTGTATTCACTGGAGCGTATCTGGCTGAGATTGTGCGTTCAGGTATCCAGAATCTGCCTCCCGGCCAGTTTGAAGCTGCTGTAAGTACAGGTCTCACTTATTGGCAGACCATGCGTAAAATCATTTTGCCGCAGGCATTGAAGCAGATGCTTCCTGCTATTGTGGGACAGTTTATTTCTATCTTTAAAGATACTTCATTGGCTTTTGTTATTGGTGTTCTGGAACTTACTTTTGTAGCACAGGGTCTCAATAATAGACTTATGATCTATCCTTTCGAGATTTATACTACCATCGCATTTTTATACTTTATTTGTTGCTACCTGATGAGTCTCGTGGCAAGACGACTCGAACGGAAACTGTCCACGGATACTTTCCGCCTGCAAATGTAG